In Phaeobacter porticola, one DNA window encodes the following:
- the hrcA gene encoding heat-inducible transcriptional repressor HrcA translates to MNSSTDILKDMNERSRDVFRAVVESYLENGDPVGSRTLTRTLNEKVSAATVRNVMQDLEHLGLLNSPHTSAGRVPTQVGLRMFVDGLLEVGDLSNQDRQKIDETMGGNSSGMAGMLDRVGSALSGVTQGASLVLTPKHEAEIRHIEFVTLGHDRALVVLVFSDGHVENRLFTPPPGQTPSSMREAANFLNALIEGRTLGDMRGAIQDEIEARQQQIDVLAREMIESGLAAWENDDSDSARLIVRGRANLLSESGPAEELDLIKNLFDDLERKRDIEEFLQLTEDGEGVRIFIGSENKLFSLSGSSLVVSPYMNADRKIIGAVGVIGPTRLNYGRIVPIVDYTAQLVGKLLSDRS, encoded by the coding sequence ATGAACAGCAGCACTGACATTTTGAAGGATATGAACGAACGGTCGCGGGATGTGTTCCGTGCCGTGGTTGAATCATATCTGGAAAACGGCGATCCAGTGGGCAGCCGTACTCTGACGCGTACGCTGAATGAGAAAGTCAGTGCCGCCACAGTGCGGAACGTGATGCAGGATTTGGAGCATCTGGGATTGCTGAACAGCCCTCATACTAGCGCCGGACGTGTACCAACCCAGGTTGGCTTGCGGATGTTTGTCGATGGTTTGCTGGAAGTTGGCGATCTGAGCAATCAGGACCGTCAGAAGATTGATGAGACCATGGGCGGAAACTCCTCGGGTATGGCGGGTATGCTGGATCGGGTTGGATCGGCGCTATCGGGGGTAACCCAGGGCGCCTCTCTTGTTTTGACGCCGAAACATGAGGCTGAGATCCGTCATATCGAATTTGTGACCCTTGGCCATGATCGGGCTTTGGTCGTCTTGGTGTTTTCTGATGGTCACGTCGAAAACCGCCTGTTCACACCGCCACCCGGACAAACACCCAGTTCCATGCGAGAGGCGGCGAATTTTCTGAATGCGCTGATCGAGGGTCGGACACTGGGCGATATGCGCGGTGCCATTCAGGACGAGATCGAGGCACGGCAGCAGCAGATTGATGTGTTGGCGCGTGAAATGATTGAAAGCGGGCTTGCCGCTTGGGAGAATGATGACAGCGATTCGGCGCGTCTGATTGTCCGCGGTCGTGCGAATCTTTTGTCTGAATCTGGTCCTGCCGAAGAGCTGGACCTGATAAAAAACCTGTTTGATGACCTGGAACGTAAGCGGGATATCGAAGAGTTTCTTCAGCTGACCGAAGATGGCGAAGGTGTGCGCATTTTTATTGGTTCGGAGAACAAACTTTTTTCACTTTCGGGTTCCTCTTTGGTGGTGTCTCCCTATATGAACGCGGATCGAAAGATCATAGGCGCGGTGGGTGTGATTGGCCCGACGCGCCTGAATTACGGCCGGATCGTGCCTATTGTGGACTATACGGCGCAACTGGTTGGAAAGCTGCTTTCCGACCGGAGTTAG
- a CDS encoding nucleotide exchange factor GrpE: protein MAEPKNDDFLDDITEAEAEELSTQTEEYDDAALELDSLRAERDELKDRFMRALADAENSRKRGDKARREAEQYGGSKLARDMLPVYDNMKRAIEAASEEQREVSAALIEGVELTMRALRGVFEKHGMKVITPEVGDRFDPQVHEAMFEAPVPGTKAGDIIQVSAEGFMLHDRLLRPAQVGVSSTPAS, encoded by the coding sequence ATGGCAGAGCCCAAGAACGACGATTTTTTGGACGACATCACAGAAGCCGAGGCGGAAGAGCTGTCCACTCAGACCGAAGAATATGATGACGCGGCGCTAGAGCTGGATAGCCTGCGGGCCGAGCGTGACGAGCTGAAGGACCGCTTTATGCGTGCCTTGGCTGACGCAGAGAATTCGCGCAAACGTGGCGACAAGGCGCGCCGCGAAGCAGAGCAATACGGCGGGTCCAAACTGGCGCGGGATATGTTGCCTGTTTACGACAACATGAAACGGGCCATTGAGGCGGCGTCTGAGGAGCAGCGCGAAGTTTCAGCAGCTCTTATCGAGGGGGTGGAACTGACCATGCGGGCTCTACGCGGCGTATTTGAAAAACACGGAATGAAGGTGATCACCCCCGAGGTTGGCGACCGCTTTGACCCTCAGGTACATGAGGCGATGTTTGAAGCGCCCGTACCGGGCACCAAAGCAGGCGATATTATTCAGGTCTCGGCAGAAGGTTTCATGCTGCACGACCGTCTGCTGCGCCCGGCGCAGGTTGGGGTGTCTTCGACGCCGGCAAGCTGA
- the mutS gene encoding DNA mismatch repair protein MutS, with amino-acid sequence MMAQYLDIKAQYPDALLFYRMGDFYEMFFDDAVNAAEALDIALTKRGKHNDADIPMCGVPVHAAEGYLLTLIRKGFRVAVGEQLESPAEAKKRGSKSVVKRDVVRLVTPGTITEDSLLEARRHNFLTAYCELRDQAALAWADISTGAFHVMPVAQVRLSPELARLAPSELIVPEGPSLERLRPVADDHQIPLTPLAKSSFDSTAAEKRICDLFKVSTLEAYGTFSRAETSAMGAVIDYLEITQKGKLPLLQSPVQESEDRVVQIDAATRRNLELTRSLTGARTGSLLAVVDRTVTPAGGRLLEQRLSSPSRNLDVIQARLAALEFAVEHTQLAEALRAALRKTPDLDRALSRLALERGGPRDLAAVRNTLIQAEAIFDLCAGNNLPDHLKTALSSLTGFGELLPLLDAALIAEPPLLARDGGFIAERYDGELDEARTLRDEGRSVIATLQKKYADHTGITSLKIKHNNVLGYFIETTATHAEKMLSSPLSESYIHRQTTANQVRFTTVELGEIETRILNAGNLAMEIEKRLYTRLSDAILADAAELSAAARGLAELDLITALADLALGENWTRPTIDNTRAFDISGGRHPVVEQALRQQGGSSFVANDCSLSADRGAAIWLLTGPNMAGKSTFLRQNALIALLAQMGSYVPADRAHIGLISQLFSRVGASDDLARGRSTFMVEMVETAAILNQADDRALVILDEIGRGTATYDGLSIAWATLEHLHEVNQSRALFATHYHELTQLAGKLTGVDNATVSVKEWEGDVIFLHEVKKGAADRSYGVQVAQLAGLPGSVVARARDVLDMLEESSRSGGNKIQIDDLPLFAAAPPVQPKPASGPSPVEELLNSIHPDDLSPREALDALYRLKGAVG; translated from the coding sequence ATGATGGCTCAATACCTCGACATCAAGGCACAGTACCCGGATGCTCTCTTGTTTTATCGTATGGGCGATTTCTACGAAATGTTCTTTGATGATGCTGTGAATGCAGCCGAGGCGCTGGACATTGCGCTCACCAAACGCGGCAAACATAATGACGCCGACATCCCCATGTGCGGTGTGCCAGTACATGCCGCCGAGGGGTATTTGCTGACACTGATCCGCAAAGGGTTTCGTGTCGCGGTCGGCGAGCAACTTGAAAGCCCGGCAGAGGCCAAGAAACGTGGCTCGAAATCCGTTGTAAAACGCGATGTGGTGCGGCTGGTAACCCCCGGCACCATAACCGAGGATTCCCTACTAGAGGCGCGTCGTCACAATTTTCTCACCGCCTATTGCGAGCTGCGTGATCAGGCGGCGCTGGCATGGGCCGATATCTCGACCGGGGCATTCCATGTGATGCCTGTGGCGCAGGTACGCCTATCGCCGGAACTTGCACGATTAGCCCCTTCCGAACTGATCGTTCCAGAAGGCCCGTCCCTGGAACGTCTGCGACCGGTCGCCGATGATCACCAAATCCCGCTGACACCCTTGGCGAAATCCAGTTTTGACAGCACCGCGGCGGAAAAACGCATCTGCGATCTGTTCAAGGTTTCCACATTGGAAGCCTACGGCACCTTTAGCCGGGCTGAAACCTCAGCGATGGGCGCGGTGATCGACTATCTGGAAATCACACAAAAGGGCAAGCTGCCGCTGCTGCAGTCACCAGTTCAGGAATCCGAAGACCGCGTGGTGCAGATCGATGCCGCCACTCGCCGAAATCTCGAACTCACCAGATCACTGACCGGAGCGCGCACAGGATCGCTGCTCGCCGTGGTTGACCGCACTGTCACGCCGGCCGGCGGGCGGCTGTTGGAGCAACGCCTCTCCAGTCCCTCGCGCAATCTTGACGTTATCCAGGCGCGCCTCGCTGCACTGGAATTCGCAGTTGAACACACCCAACTGGCCGAAGCCCTTCGCGCGGCTCTTCGTAAAACGCCTGATCTGGATCGTGCGCTGTCACGACTGGCGCTGGAACGCGGTGGCCCACGAGATCTGGCCGCAGTGCGCAACACGCTTATCCAGGCAGAGGCGATCTTCGATCTCTGTGCGGGGAATAACCTTCCCGACCACCTCAAGACGGCGCTCTCGTCACTGACAGGCTTTGGCGAGTTGTTGCCCCTGCTGGACGCCGCTTTGATTGCAGAACCACCGCTACTTGCGCGCGACGGCGGCTTTATCGCCGAAAGATACGACGGCGAGCTGGACGAGGCACGTACCCTGCGCGATGAAGGCCGTTCAGTGATTGCCACACTGCAAAAGAAATATGCAGATCACACCGGCATCACCTCACTGAAGATCAAGCACAATAATGTTTTGGGTTACTTTATCGAAACCACAGCAACCCATGCCGAAAAAATGCTCTCCTCACCGCTGTCAGAGAGCTATATTCATCGCCAGACGACCGCAAATCAGGTGCGCTTTACCACGGTGGAGCTCGGCGAGATCGAAACCCGCATCCTGAATGCGGGTAATCTCGCTATGGAGATCGAAAAACGGCTCTATACAAGACTTTCAGACGCTATTCTGGCAGATGCAGCAGAGTTAAGCGCAGCTGCGCGCGGCCTGGCAGAGCTGGATCTTATCACGGCTCTGGCCGATTTGGCACTGGGTGAGAACTGGACACGCCCAACCATTGACAACACCCGTGCATTCGACATTTCTGGTGGGCGTCACCCAGTTGTAGAACAGGCTCTGCGTCAACAGGGAGGCAGCAGTTTTGTGGCCAATGACTGTTCGTTAAGCGCCGACAGAGGCGCTGCGATCTGGCTTTTGACAGGTCCCAACATGGCCGGTAAATCAACATTCCTACGCCAGAATGCTTTGATCGCCCTATTGGCGCAAATGGGTAGCTACGTGCCCGCAGATCGGGCTCATATCGGTCTTATCAGTCAATTGTTCAGCCGCGTGGGGGCCTCGGATGATCTTGCCCGCGGACGCTCCACATTTATGGTGGAAATGGTCGAAACCGCCGCGATCCTGAATCAAGCCGATGACCGGGCGTTGGTGATCTTGGATGAAATTGGCCGTGGCACTGCCACCTATGATGGCCTGTCCATCGCGTGGGCAACACTTGAACACTTGCATGAGGTCAACCAATCCCGCGCTCTATTTGCGACGCACTACCATGAATTAACTCAGCTCGCCGGCAAGCTGACCGGCGTCGACAACGCCACGGTCTCAGTCAAGGAGTGGGAAGGTGACGTTATATTCCTACACGAGGTAAAGAAAGGTGCGGCAGATCGCTCTTACGGCGTACAGGTGGCACAGCTGGCTGGTCTGCCCGGATCAGTTGTTGCGCGCGCGCGCGATGTTCTTGATATGCTGGAGGAAAGCAGTCGCAGCGGCGGCAATAAGATCCAGATCGACGATCTACCTCTTTTTGCGGCCGCACCGCCCGTACAGCCCAAACCAGCGTCAGGTCCATCTCCGGTCGAAGAGTTATTGAATAGCATCCACCCAGATGACCTTTCGCCACGTGAAGCGCTGGATGCGCTTTATCGCCTAAAAGGCGCGGTCGGCTGA
- a CDS encoding NADP-dependent malic enzyme yields the protein MPKAKITNEEALAFHLEPTPGKWEINATVPMTTQRDLSLAYSPGVAVPCEAIAANPETAYDYTNKGNLVAVISNGTAVLGLGNLGALGSKPVMEGKSVLFKRFADVNSIDIELDTEDPDKFIEAVRLMGPTFGGINLEDIKAPECFIIEQRLKEEMDIPVFHDDQHGTAVICAAGLINALHISGKKIEDVKIVLNGAGAAGIACIELLKAMGARHENCIVCDTKGVIYQGRTEGMNQWKSAHAIKTELRTLEEAMQDADVFLGVSVKGAVTQQMVASMADNPVIFAMANPDPEITPEEAHEVRVDAIVATGRSDYPNQVNNVLGFPYLFRGALDIHARAINDEMKIACAHALAALAREDVPDEVALAYGKSLSFGRDYIIPTPFDPRLIHRIPPAVAKVGMDTGVARRPIIDMDAYELGLRGRMDPTQSILRGLNARARAAQSRMIFAEGDDPRVLRAAVMYQRSGFGKALVVGRPEDVRSKLETAGLGDAVRELEIINAANTQHFETYKDFLYERLNRKGFDRKDVHRLVGRDRHVFSALMLAHGHGDGLVTGATRKSAHVLDQINHVFDADTTNGSAGVTALLHKGRIVLIGDTLVHEWPDENDLANIAEHAAGVARHMGLEPRVAFVSFSTFGYPVSERAEKMHLAPAVLDQRGVDFEYEGEMTVDVALNAKAQEAYPFQRLTGPANILIVPARHSASISVKLMQEMGGATVVGPILSGVDKPIQICSTTSTANDVLNMAVLAACNIG from the coding sequence ATGCCCAAAGCGAAGATTACCAACGAAGAGGCGCTTGCCTTTCATCTGGAACCAACTCCCGGCAAGTGGGAGATCAACGCAACGGTTCCGATGACCACGCAGCGAGATCTGTCGCTGGCCTATTCTCCGGGTGTTGCGGTGCCCTGCGAGGCGATCGCGGCGAACCCGGAAACGGCCTATGATTATACCAACAAGGGCAACCTGGTCGCGGTAATTTCCAACGGCACAGCCGTGCTGGGGCTTGGTAACCTTGGGGCACTGGGATCTAAACCGGTGATGGAGGGCAAATCCGTTCTGTTCAAACGGTTCGCCGATGTGAATTCGATCGATATCGAGCTGGATACCGAGGATCCGGACAAGTTCATTGAAGCTGTGCGGCTGATGGGTCCGACTTTTGGCGGTATCAACCTAGAAGATATCAAGGCGCCTGAGTGTTTCATTATTGAGCAACGTCTCAAGGAGGAGATGGACATTCCGGTGTTCCATGACGATCAGCACGGCACCGCAGTGATCTGCGCGGCCGGCCTGATCAACGCACTGCATATCTCCGGCAAAAAGATCGAGGATGTGAAGATTGTCCTCAACGGTGCCGGTGCTGCGGGTATTGCCTGTATCGAATTGCTCAAGGCGATGGGTGCACGTCACGAAAACTGCATCGTCTGTGATACCAAAGGTGTGATTTACCAAGGCCGCACCGAAGGCATGAACCAGTGGAAATCGGCCCATGCTATCAAGACTGAACTGCGGACTCTGGAAGAGGCAATGCAGGACGCAGATGTGTTCCTTGGCGTATCGGTCAAGGGAGCCGTGACCCAGCAGATGGTCGCTTCGATGGCGGACAATCCGGTGATCTTTGCCATGGCAAACCCGGATCCGGAGATCACCCCGGAAGAGGCGCATGAGGTGCGCGTGGATGCAATTGTGGCCACTGGTCGGTCCGACTACCCGAACCAGGTCAACAACGTTCTAGGCTTCCCCTATCTGTTCCGCGGGGCGCTCGACATCCATGCACGTGCGATCAATGATGAGATGAAGATCGCCTGTGCCCACGCGCTGGCCGCATTGGCGCGCGAGGATGTGCCGGATGAGGTGGCGCTGGCCTATGGGAAATCGCTGTCTTTTGGTCGCGATTACATTATTCCAACCCCATTTGACCCGCGCCTGATCCACCGTATCCCGCCAGCGGTTGCCAAGGTGGGGATGGACACTGGTGTTGCACGTCGCCCTATCATCGACATGGATGCCTATGAACTTGGGCTGCGCGGTCGTATGGACCCGACGCAGTCGATTCTGCGAGGGTTGAACGCCCGTGCCCGCGCAGCGCAGTCACGCATGATCTTTGCCGAAGGAGATGATCCTCGGGTGTTGCGTGCCGCAGTGATGTATCAGCGATCCGGCTTTGGTAAGGCGCTGGTCGTCGGTCGCCCCGAAGACGTCCGCAGCAAGCTGGAAACAGCTGGTTTGGGGGATGCTGTGCGTGAGCTGGAGATTATCAACGCGGCCAATACCCAGCATTTTGAGACCTATAAGGACTTCCTTTACGAGCGGCTGAACCGCAAGGGCTTTGACCGCAAGGATGTCCACCGTCTGGTCGGCCGCGACCGGCATGTGTTTTCGGCCCTGATGCTGGCCCATGGGCATGGCGACGGGTTGGTCACCGGAGCCACCCGGAAGTCTGCGCATGTTCTTGATCAGATCAACCACGTGTTTGATGCAGACACCACCAATGGATCTGCGGGCGTCACGGCGCTTCTGCACAAGGGGCGCATTGTGCTGATAGGCGATACGCTGGTGCATGAGTGGCCCGATGAGAATGACCTCGCTAATATCGCCGAACATGCCGCAGGCGTGGCCCGTCATATGGGGCTGGAGCCTCGGGTTGCTTTTGTCAGCTTTTCGACCTTTGGGTATCCAGTATCTGAGCGCGCAGAAAAGATGCATCTAGCACCTGCAGTGCTGGATCAGCGTGGTGTCGACTTCGAATACGAAGGCGAAATGACCGTCGATGTGGCGCTGAACGCCAAGGCGCAGGAGGCCTATCCCTTTCAGCGCCTGACCGGTCCGGCCAATATCCTGATCGTACCCGCGCGCCACTCTGCGTCGATTTCGGTCAAGCTGATGCAGGAAATGGGTGGGGCAACTGTTGTTGGTCCGATCCTGTCAGGTGTCGATAAGCCGATCCAGATCTGCTCGACCACCTCGACGGCAAATGACGTTCTGAACATGGCGGTTCTGGCTGCCTGCAATATCGGGTGA
- a CDS encoding ribokinase, whose amino-acid sequence MAIWNLGSINADMIYALPHMPTAGETLAATGLEQYLGGKGANMSVAAARAGSHVCHLGAVGPEGAWAVTRLLEYGVDTRHIAQLDVPTGHAIIAVDPTGENQIILFPGANREISADQVGAALSAASAGDILVMQNETNMQAEAARVGRDLGLKVAYVAAPFDAAAVQAVLPYLDYLFLNEVEAEQLRDATGKTPEALGVADVIVTLGAKGARHYDTTAGTTHDVAAHSVVPVDTTGAGDTFTGYVLSGLDRGLPMAQALAQANRAAALMVTRKGTADVIPDLKEVQDASF is encoded by the coding sequence ATGGCGATCTGGAACCTAGGCTCAATCAATGCCGACATGATTTACGCACTGCCCCATATGCCGACTGCGGGGGAAACCCTCGCGGCGACGGGGCTGGAGCAGTATCTGGGCGGCAAAGGCGCCAATATGTCGGTCGCGGCTGCGCGTGCTGGCAGCCATGTTTGTCATCTGGGTGCCGTCGGGCCAGAGGGGGCATGGGCCGTTACGCGTCTGTTGGAATACGGTGTCGATACGCGTCACATCGCCCAGTTGGACGTGCCGACCGGCCACGCCATCATCGCCGTGGATCCAACTGGCGAGAACCAGATTATCTTGTTCCCCGGAGCAAATCGGGAGATCAGTGCGGATCAGGTTGGCGCCGCGCTGTCTGCCGCCAGTGCTGGCGATATTCTGGTGATGCAGAATGAGACCAACATGCAGGCAGAAGCAGCCCGAGTGGGACGTGACCTGGGATTGAAGGTTGCCTATGTCGCGGCGCCGTTTGATGCTGCGGCGGTTCAGGCGGTCCTGCCCTACCTCGACTATCTGTTCCTGAATGAGGTTGAGGCCGAACAGTTGCGCGATGCGACAGGCAAAACGCCTGAGGCGCTGGGCGTTGCGGATGTGATTGTGACGCTGGGCGCCAAGGGCGCGCGCCACTACGACACGACGGCGGGAACCACTCATGACGTTGCGGCGCATTCCGTTGTCCCGGTTGATACCACAGGGGCTGGTGATACGTTTACCGGTTATGTGCTGTCAGGTCTGGATCGCGGGCTGCCAATGGCACAGGCGCTGGCGCAAGCCAATCGCGCTGCGGCGTTGATGGTTACGCGGAAGGGCACCGCCGATGTGATCCCTGACCTGAAGGAGGTTCAGGACGCAAGTTTTTGA
- the msrA gene encoding peptide-methionine (S)-S-oxide reductase MsrA, whose product MRSTNTARPIVLILFMLLAVALKGHQAHAQSVETLTVAGGCFWCVESDFESVPGVLSAVSGYTGGSTKSPTYKQVTAGGTGHYEAVQIRFDPTKVTRRQLLSMFLRSVDPTDAGGQFCDRGDSYRTAIFVSGADQTSTAQTAKAEAQSALGQTIVTPILPTTAFHPAEAYHQDYYKGRKLVLTRFGPKRQSEAYKRYRKACGRDARVLQLWGDAAPFAKGH is encoded by the coding sequence ATGCGTTCGACAAACACAGCAAGACCAATTGTCCTGATCCTGTTCATGCTGCTGGCCGTGGCGCTGAAAGGACATCAGGCCCATGCCCAGAGTGTTGAAACTCTGACCGTCGCCGGCGGCTGTTTCTGGTGTGTTGAGAGTGATTTCGAAAGCGTCCCTGGCGTGCTCTCGGCAGTATCCGGCTATACCGGCGGCAGCACCAAATCGCCTACCTACAAACAGGTCACCGCCGGTGGCACCGGTCACTATGAGGCGGTCCAGATCCGATTTGACCCTACCAAGGTCACACGCAGGCAGCTGTTGTCGATGTTCCTGCGCTCGGTCGACCCTACCGATGCAGGTGGCCAGTTCTGTGATCGCGGCGACAGCTACAGGACAGCAATCTTCGTGTCCGGCGCAGATCAGACATCCACCGCCCAGACTGCCAAGGCCGAGGCGCAGTCCGCACTCGGTCAGACTATTGTCACGCCAATTCTACCAACGACAGCCTTCCACCCTGCCGAAGCCTACCATCAGGACTACTATAAGGGTCGCAAACTGGTTCTCACGCGTTTTGGCCCCAAACGTCAGTCGGAAGCCTATAAGCGCTATCGAAAAGCCTGTGGGCGTGACGCCCGCGTGTTGCAGCTTTGGGGGGATGCAGCGCCTTTTGCGAAAGGGCATTAA
- a CDS encoding D-amino acid aminotransferase, with product MTEKMSTHQAQEDQRNEEILIYLNGEIVPKAEAKVSVYDSGFMLGDGVWEGLRLYNGTWAFIDEHLDRLFGAAKTIDLDIGMDRNQVKQAVLDTQNANDMTSDAHARLMVTRGVKSRPFQHPALSQQGPTFTIIMEHSRPNLPRPIRLATVPHLRGLPMTQDPKLNSHSKLNCILACIAAEKAGADEGLMLDVNGFVNTTNACNFFIVRKGAVWTSTGDYCMNGITRQKVIDLCRANDIPVFERNYSLVDTYGADEAFLTGTFGAQTPVGDIDGRQIGDGEMGPVTKRLRALYKDLIAQECA from the coding sequence ATGACCGAAAAAATGAGCACGCATCAAGCGCAGGAAGATCAACGTAACGAAGAGATCCTGATCTATCTGAATGGTGAGATTGTTCCCAAAGCCGAGGCCAAGGTCAGCGTCTATGACAGTGGTTTCATGCTGGGGGACGGTGTCTGGGAGGGGCTGCGGCTGTACAACGGGACCTGGGCGTTTATTGATGAACATCTCGACCGCCTGTTTGGGGCTGCGAAGACTATCGATCTGGACATCGGGATGGACCGGAATCAGGTCAAACAAGCTGTTTTAGACACACAAAACGCCAATGACATGACCAGCGATGCCCATGCGCGCCTGATGGTAACACGGGGGGTGAAGTCCCGCCCGTTCCAGCATCCAGCGCTGTCGCAGCAGGGACCAACTTTCACCATTATCATGGAGCATTCGCGCCCGAACCTGCCACGCCCGATCCGGCTGGCGACAGTGCCACATCTGCGCGGGCTGCCGATGACACAGGATCCGAAGCTGAATTCGCATTCCAAGCTGAACTGCATTCTGGCCTGTATCGCGGCAGAGAAAGCGGGCGCTGATGAGGGGCTGATGCTCGACGTGAATGGGTTCGTGAATACGACCAATGCCTGCAATTTTTTCATCGTGCGCAAGGGGGCGGTTTGGACCTCGACCGGCGACTATTGTATGAACGGGATCACCCGGCAGAAGGTCATCGACCTATGCCGTGCCAATGACATTCCGGTGTTTGAGCGCAACTACTCCCTGGTGGATACCTACGGCGCTGATGAGGCGTTTCTGACCGGCACCTTTGGGGCACAGACACCGGTGGGTGACATTGACGGACGGCAGATTGGCGACGGCGAGATGGGGCCGGTGACCAAGCGTCTGCGCGCGCTGTACAAGGATCTGATCGCGCAGGAGTGTGCCTGA
- a CDS encoding sulfotransferase family protein, whose translation MRIAMWSGPRNLSTAMMYAFGNRGDCAVVDEPFYAAYLAKTGLEHPMRAEILDSQSRDAEVVAASLLGPVPAAKPFFYQKHMTQHMIDGVPRAWMREVTNVFLIRHPARVIASYAEKRENPTLDDIGFRQQAELFDLVTRWGQSPVVVESDDIRSDPAAVLERLCESLCVPFSPKMLSWPMGGHKDDGVWAAHWYGSVWQSTKFAGPEGSLPEVPATLQPVSDAAMPYYDRLKAQKI comes from the coding sequence ATGCGGATTGCCATGTGGTCAGGGCCACGCAACCTGTCGACTGCAATGATGTATGCCTTTGGCAACCGCGGCGATTGTGCTGTGGTGGATGAGCCGTTCTATGCCGCCTATTTGGCAAAGACCGGGCTGGAACATCCCATGCGGGCTGAAATCCTGGACAGCCAGTCAAGGGATGCTGAAGTTGTTGCCGCATCTCTGCTGGGGCCAGTGCCCGCTGCAAAACCGTTTTTCTATCAAAAACACATGACCCAGCATATGATAGACGGGGTGCCGCGCGCCTGGATGCGGGAGGTCACAAATGTGTTTCTGATCCGCCATCCGGCACGGGTCATCGCCTCATACGCCGAGAAACGCGAAAATCCGACGCTGGATGATATCGGGTTTCGCCAGCAGGCGGAGCTGTTTGATCTGGTGACACGCTGGGGTCAGTCGCCCGTGGTGGTGGAGAGCGATGATATCCGCAGCGATCCCGCAGCGGTATTGGAGCGGCTCTGCGAGAGCCTGTGTGTCCCGTTTTCCCCTAAGATGCTGTCATGGCCAATGGGAGGACATAAGGATGATGGAGTCTGGGCCGCGCATTGGTACGGGTCTGTCTGGCAGTCGACCAAATTTGCAGGACCCGAGGGGTCGTTGCCTGAAGTTCCTGCAACGTTGCAGCCGGTTTCGGACGCCGCTATGCCCTATTATGACCGGTTGAAAGCGCAGAAAATCTGA
- a CDS encoding SCP2 sterol-binding domain-containing protein: MALQPLAEGIRAGLTGKTFDGSLKFDCGDDGVIVLADGDASMENCDTDCTIRISTENLKKLLTGKLNPMTGVMMGKLKISGDMGVAMKLGKLIS; the protein is encoded by the coding sequence ATGGCACTACAACCGCTGGCAGAAGGCATCCGCGCTGGTCTGACCGGGAAAACCTTTGACGGATCACTGAAATTCGACTGCGGTGATGATGGTGTGATCGTCCTTGCGGATGGCGATGCTTCAATGGAAAATTGCGATACTGACTGCACCATCCGCATCAGCACTGAAAATCTGAAAAAGCTTCTGACCGGGAAATTGAACCCGATGACCGGCGTGATGATGGGTAAGCTGAAAATATCAGGTGATATGGGCGTGGCGATGAAGCTGGGCAAACTGATCAGCTAA
- a CDS encoding DUF1810 domain-containing protein, protein MSDRVDITEDIDDDLTEEMEMFVEAQDTVWNDVRTELSAGKKASHWMWFVFPQLADLGQSHMAQLYGIEDLTEATAYLAHPVLRTRLTEASELLLSHNDRSAQDILGETDAKKLRSSMTLFTAVPDAPQAFNAVLETFFDGIPCPVTRDALG, encoded by the coding sequence ATGAGCGACCGCGTCGATATCACAGAGGATATAGACGACGATCTGACCGAAGAGATGGAGATGTTCGTCGAAGCGCAGGACACCGTCTGGAACGATGTCCGCACCGAACTCTCTGCGGGAAAAAAGGCGAGCCACTGGATGTGGTTCGTCTTTCCGCAACTGGCCGATCTTGGTCAGTCCCATATGGCCCAGCTTTACGGTATCGAGGACCTGACGGAGGCGACAGCCTACCTTGCCCATCCCGTTCTGCGCACACGATTGACCGAAGCCAGCGAATTGCTGCTGAGCCACAACGACCGCAGCGCGCAGGACATTTTGGGCGAAACCGATGCCAAGAAACTGCGCTCCTCCATGACGCTTTTCACCGCTGTGCCCGACGCCCCGCAGGCATTCAACGCAGTGTTGGAGACGTTTTTCGACGGCATCCCCTGCCCTGTCACCCGTGATGCTCTTGGCTGA